From the Xiphophorus hellerii strain 12219 chromosome 20, Xiphophorus_hellerii-4.1, whole genome shotgun sequence genome, the window CACTGAAGTGCTTGTGCTGAAAACAGAGAAGAACTGAAAATATGATCCAGCAATCTGCAGCGCACATCTGCTTTTCTAACCAGGCTGGAGCTCAGAACCAGGATGTGAAGGTTTGTTGGTTTTTCTGTCAAATTGAttcatttctgctttgtttgtttttttttaatggatggCTTTCTACATTTATAAGGTTTAAACCCTtggtcatttctttttttttttttttttttagcagtttatGGTCTGAAGTTCACTACGTTCATCTTACTATCTTCATTCAAGGTCGAAAGATCAGGgtcagataaataaatcagaatgtcACAGAAAATCTTATTTAGGTTACGCAAGTGAAAACGCGAGAACGAATTACAGAAATTCATAACACTCGGTTATATGTGTTTCAAGCTGTTACTTTTAAAACCCAAAACTGTTGAAGATgggggccactgaaaaaaaaaaagttcagattttcttttcttataaTTCTGACTTTCCTCTTCTGAGTCAGAAGATCAGAATGCTGAgattaaaaagtcagaataataataattatcatTATTCCTGCTAAGGCTGGTGTTTCCCGGTGATTCTTTAtcaacaacacattttttccaGCTGAACTTTTCATCCATGTATTTAGGATGCAGCTCTCTGTGGACAGTTAGCTTCTTTAGCACGGAGATCTCCCAAGTCTGTATTCTCTCTTGTGACGGTGCAGGCTGCAACTTAACTTTTCTGCTTTAACTTCATTCATTCAGATGTATTTGGTCAAACGGCACATAGTCAATTTCACAAAGAGTCTGTCGTCTGGACACTtgtaaaaaacagaagaatttcACACACCTAAGCTATTTAGGGGCAGATTTTTCTTGCTGCTTTTATGCGATCTTATTTTCTCAGAAGTAGATCTTTTGATATTCGATTTATTAAGATTCACCTCCATTAGTAAAACGTATCTTTCTGAATTTTCTCAATAGCTAACAAAGACAGCAATGCTCAAAATGTTCAATCTGAGCGTTTCGAAGTGAAAGGTGACGAAAAGCTGACCTGATGGTGACCTCAGCATGTCCTTTCCTTTCATACCGTtataaaaactagaaaatacTGAAGTTAAGCTCCGTAATGTTACTGCTTAATTCTGCTCATCTTCTTCACCTCTTCAGAATCTCATAAAGCTAGAGAATAAAGTGAGACATGAGAATAAAgcatattttttgttgattgtCTTGATGGTGAGCAGATTCAGATTCActacatgtaaataaaaatgaagttgtAAGTACCAACCCAGAGTGAGGGTCATCAAAGACTCAACTTAACCATTAAAAATGATCTAAGATTAGTCACTTAAATCACTGTAActgtatgttttactttaatcacGCACCACCCAGCAGGCATTGCCCAGATCTGCAATCTTGACGACAATTTTGTCGGCATTGTGAGGCTTCAGTACGTCCAGAGGAGCGTCTGTGTCACCGATTCCTGAAACGCAGAAAACGTTTAAAGAAACTTCAGTGACTTGGTCAAACACATAAGAATGCAgatcattaaaatacattaaccAAGCTGAGGCTTCTTTTAagtgatttttagttttttgtttgttttttttttttttttttttaaacaagtgtAGCAGTAAACAGTGATACTGACCTCTAGCTGAGGAAGCAGGAGGTGCAACGGGCTCGGTGTGCGACGTCTGGGGGGTCAGCGCGGATCTGGAGCCGGAGGCCGGAGCGTCCACGCTAAAGTTTGGGCATGAGCCCATGGAGTGCCTGTGGCTGCGCGGAGCACTGTCCAGTCCATCCTCAAACAGCAAAGTCTGCCTCCTTAACTTAAGGTTATGGCCTCTGAGCTTTGAGGTACTAGTGAAGTGATGCGTGCTTGAAGCGGCAGCTTCAGAAAACGTCACATGAGGCTTGTCTGACTTCAGGTCAGACGGACTCTTCTGTCCCCGACGGCTTTTGTCCTTCGCCGATAGCTGCTGCTTCAGCGGACTCCTGGAAACCTTGCTGGACTGGGGACGGCAGTCGTAGTCAGAAACAATCAGATGTGAGCGTTAACTGTGTGATTGAAGCAGTTTAGTAAACTGTCAGCTCAATGTGTGTCTTGGAAGCGAACCATGTAAATTCAGTCAACTCTGTGCCACGCATGGTCCCAACTCAACTGACTCCGTGATTCCTTTACTTGCGCGCCGTGACaggaaaaaacacattcagaatTAAAAACCCTGTTGGAAGATCTTTGATCTGAACCGCTGAACTGAGCGTCGCTAACAGCAAAGTACAGCgtaaccacaacaacagctgctgctgcaggagccTCGAAACATTTCCTCGTCTCTGCTGACATAAAGCAGACATCGCCACTGCAGCGCGAAAGCCTTCTCCGCATTTCTCCTAATTTGGACAAAAGAAATTGACTTCAAATCTTGAAAACTATCTGGTTTCCTTTAGAATTTCTACAACTTATCCGCCACGTAACAGGAAACGTACCAACTTATTTAGAGCTATAAAAATAAGGGCTTGTGTGGATTTTCCGTTTATAGCAAATAAACAATCCCTTAGAAAACCGGGTTTGAGATTCATCAAGCTTTCAATTCACACAGGAGGGTGGAAATGTCGGATGGCGAGTTGAGAGGGGTTTGGTTACAGCAGAGTGTTATCCACAAAACAAACCAATATGTTTATGAAATATTGGTTCATAACCAATATGAAATTTGCAGGAAATACTGCCAGAGGGAAGCACGTATGTGATGAGGAAGGAGGGGTCCGAGGACAAAGCCCTGGGTACGCCTGATACAACGGGGAGTCGGTCAGATCTGAAAGACTTTTGGCTTTTTACCTCCCTTACAATCCTGCTGCGTGTGGTGGAAAGACAAATATTATCGCAATTCTCATCGGCTAAAAGAAATAGTACATGGATTAGGGTTGAATTTGCTGAATCTTGAGTATTATgctatagaaatattttttaaagctttatatatatatatatatatatatatatatatatatatatatatatatatatatatatatatatatatatatacagtatatatatacagtatatatatacagtatatatactgtatctaCGAGGGTGAacagttatttttaatcagaCACAATGCTGAAGAGGGATTAGAGAACAATAATGCATGCTTCTCCAACGCTCTTCATCAGCGTCCCATGCTGTTGACGTCAAGAGGCGCCTGGAGTCTGTCAGCTCAGCTTACCCATTCGCCAAGGGTGTGCAGAACCCCCGTCAGCTTCCCAAACAAGTTGAACACGCTCTTAGGAAAGAGTAGCAGGAAAGATGAAGGGCATAACAAAGTTCAGCATAAATATAGTcaacccattctcactcccaactcgtcatatattgacgcatGGGACGGTCCGTCCTCGTCACATGTTGACGCGCAGGATACCCCtttcgcgtcaatatgtgacgcgaCGGGTTTTACACTATGCCTTACCGTAATTTttgccctaaacctaaccaaatcgggtttgaattgggtttgaaTTGGGTTTTGAAGGTTCGGCAGCAGTTACGAGAACCCTCCGCGTCAAAAATCCACGTAAAACATGTGACATTCCCAAGTCGTCAACTTTTGACGCATGGTCAGAAATCGTCCCAactcgtcaatatatgacgagtcgggagtgagaatgtgttgataTAGTCACAGAAGAGTTCATTTTAAAGTCCCACACCTGCTTTTCTCTCGAGTCTCTGTTCACtggcagaaagagagaagaatGAATGAGACTAATGAACAACAAGCGCTAcaccaaaaaaaccccccaaaaaacaaaacttgattCTCGAAATTTATCGAGTCAAAGCAATTACTCAAAAGATTTGCCCaaacctgagctgctgctgctgagaggaggaggaggaacggGTAACTGCCACAGCTTTGTGTTGGCTGCAAGCTTCCTGAGATAAATCTCGTCCACTCTCAGGAGGATGTTTTCCGGCTTGATGTCTGTGTGGATGACTTTGCATTTAGTGTGCAAGTAATCTAAACCCTGCAAGACCTGCAATAAAATTGACAAATTGATGCGATCCGAGTCAGAAGTGAAACGCAGAGGGGGGGGGGATAACATACGGTGAGGTAAAATGCAGCACACCTGTTTGAGGATGCTTTTAACACAAGGCAGGGGGAGGCCTGTGTAGTTGGATTTGACGATCCACTTGAGAAGCTCGTGGCCGAGAACCTCCAGAACCATGCACACGTCTGACGTGCAGCtaaggaactttttttttttttttttttcccccacagagAAGTTATGTCAGCGTTTCTCGCAGCGACGGCATAGAAGCGGAACCCGCCAAGTCCAGCAACACCTCGCAACACAATCGTTTAGGAGCAACGTCGTCTCCGTTCTGTAAAAGATACGCTCTCCGGTCGGAGCCGAGATTCTAAAGTCGTCAATGAGCTGCACAATTTTCTCACGCTTAGGATCCTTGGGGTCACTGTCCCTTACCTTGtagcacaaagaaaaacaagatctGCTCAATCAAATAACTTTTGggtttaacaacaacaacaacaaaagaaaatgaaaacagcaaaaactaaaGGCTGCACAACAAAATATAAGGTGTTGCAAAATGTTGTTTCACTAttcattttacataatgcttggaagaaacaaacaaaagagacGCATCGAAGTGGAAACTCAGACTGACACATTTAAGCAGTTTGATCTCGTCCAGTGCCGTCTCGGTGAACATTTCAGCGCTCTTCACCACCTTCAGAGCCACAAAGCGCTTCGTTCTGCaggcaaaaaaaacatttttaaaaattgattacAACAGG encodes:
- the LOC116710097 gene encoding SRSF protein kinase 2-like isoform X2, which codes for MFTETALDEIKLLKCVRDSDPKDPKREKIVQLIDDFRISAPTGEHVCMVLEVLGHELLKWIVKSNYTGLPLPCVKSILKQVLQGLDYLHTKCKVIHTDIKPENILLRVDEIYLRKLAANTKLWQLPVPPPPLSSSSSVNRDSREKQSVFNLFGKLTGVLHTLGEWSSKVSRSPLKQQLSAKDKSRRGQKSPSDLKSDKPHVTFSEAAASSTHHFTSTSKLRGHNLKLRRQTLLFEDGLDSAPRSHRHSMGSCPNFSVDAPASGSRSALTPQTSHTEPVAPPASSARGIGDTDAPLDVLKPHNADKIVVKIADLGNACWVHKHFSEDIQTCQYRSIEVLIGADYDTPADIWSAACMAFELATGDYLFDPQPGAAFCREEDHIAHIIELLGPLSSQFALSGRKSKQYFNRKGQLRHISKLKPWSLLEILLDKYEWPREEALQFSSFLLTMLELQPEKRATAAQCLKHPWVTQQETRATVQGGERRSPFLKKAQKFSN
- the LOC116710097 gene encoding SRSF protein kinase 2-like isoform X1, encoding MSSSYAAAISALLASNQPIHQPFSETKHKSSSRKSPTPSKRPPSLQNHAASPEPLGSYEEQQENPSDYGIGGYYRVEIGEIFVDRYQVLKKLGWGHFSTVWLCWDMVTKRFVALKVVKSAEMFTETALDEIKLLKCVRDSDPKDPKREKIVQLIDDFRISAPTGEHVCMVLEVLGHELLKWIVKSNYTGLPLPCVKSILKQVLQGLDYLHTKCKVIHTDIKPENILLRVDEIYLRKLAANTKLWQLPVPPPPLSSSSSVNRDSREKQSVFNLFGKLTGVLHTLGEWSSKVSRSPLKQQLSAKDKSRRGQKSPSDLKSDKPHVTFSEAAASSTHHFTSTSKLRGHNLKLRRQTLLFEDGLDSAPRSHRHSMGSCPNFSVDAPASGSRSALTPQTSHTEPVAPPASSARGIGDTDAPLDVLKPHNADKIVVKIADLGNACWVHKHFSEDIQTCQYRSIEVLIGADYDTPADIWSAACMAFELATGDYLFDPQPGAAFCREEDHIAHIIELLGPLSSQFALSGRKSKQYFNRKGQLRHISKLKPWSLLEILLDKYEWPREEALQFSSFLLTMLELQPEKRATAAQCLKHPWVTQQETRATVQGGERRSPFLKKAQKFSN